In Siniperca chuatsi isolate FFG_IHB_CAS linkage group LG20, ASM2008510v1, whole genome shotgun sequence, the following proteins share a genomic window:
- the sost gene encoding sclerostin: protein MQVSLALLVSSSALLLLQGCCTAVKGWKVLKNDATEILPEYRENTRTPQEAILQASNGSNNNNSNTMNNRAKNGGRTANTVSYSASELSCRELRSTRYITDGSCRSAKPVKELVCSGQCMPAHLMPNSIARGKWWRSNASDYRCIPAHSRTRRVQLQCPNGNTRTYKIRVVTSCKCKRFRPHHNQSVAKEVPKRQRNKKHSRSPQDRSKNTTPLMGNSY, encoded by the exons ATGCAGGTGTCTCTGGCCCTCCTCGTCTCCAGCTCGGCGCTCCTGCTGCTCCAGGGATGCTGCACCGCCGTGAAGGGATGGAAGGTACTAAAAAATGATGCTACGGAGATTTTACCGGAGTACAGAGAAAATACTCGGACTCCACAGGAGGCAATACTACAGGCGTCCAACGGCAGCAATAACAACAATAGCAACACTATGAATAACAGGGCGAAAAACGGTGGAAGAACAGCAAACACAGTCTCCTACA GTGCCTCGGAGCTGAGCTGCAGGGAGCTGCGTTCCACCCGTTACATCACCGACGGGTCCTGCCGCAGTGCCAAGCCGGTTAAGGAGCTGGTGTGTTCGGGCCAGTGCATGCCCGCACACCTCATGCCGAACTCCATCGCTCGCGGCAAATGGTGGAGGAGTAACGCTTCGGACTACCGCTGCATCCCGGCCCACTCCCGGACAAGGAGGGTCCAGCTGCAGTGTCCTAACGGCAACACTCGGACTTACAAAATCCGCGTGGTCACCTCCTGCAAGTGCAAGCGCTTCAGGCCCCACCATAACCAGTCGGTGGCCAAGGAGGTCCCGAAGAGGCAACGCAACAAGAAGCACAGTCGTTCGCCTCAAGACAGAAGCAAGAACACCACGCCACTGATGGGCAACTCGTACTGA